In the genome of Cryptomeria japonica chromosome 8, Sugi_1.0, whole genome shotgun sequence, one region contains:
- the LOC131041577 gene encoding non-specific lipid-transfer protein isoform X1, translated as MAMKGKMVAFAAVALVVVVMAVAVERGEAAITCTMVTQKMAGCVGYLQSGAGKPTANCCAGVKSLAQSATTTQDRRTACGCLKQASSAVPNVKPNAVSSLPASCGVSLPFKISLNTNCNTYLTSLYSFCFLGFFFLQRNTRLLWSSFCICCCCVQDQLNVTATNELCLQMYRERVVIVSILSK; from the exons ATGGCAATGAAAGGGAAGATGGTGGCATTTGCAGCAGTGGcactggtggtggtggtgatggcgGTGGCGGTGGAGAGAGGTGAGGCGGCGATAACTTGTACGATGGTGACGCAGAAGATGGCAGGGTGCGTGGGATACTTGCAATCTGGGGCGGGGAAACCAACTGCAAACTGCTGCGCTGGAGTGAAGTCGTTGGCTCAATCGGCGACAACGACACAAGACAGGAGAACAGCATGTGGATGTTTGAAGCAGGCTTCATCTGCCGTACCCAACGTTAAGCCCAACGCAGTTTCCTCTCTGCCCGCCTCCTGTGGCGTCTCTCTGCCCTTCAAAATCTCCCTCAACACCAACTGCAACACGTACCTCACTTCACTTTACTCTTTTTGTTTCTTAG GTTTTTTTTTTCTGCAACGAAATACTCGCTTACTTTGGAGTTCTTTCTGTATTTGTTGTTGTTGTGTGCAGGATCAACTGAACGTGACGGCTACCAATGAGCTCTGCCTGCAGATGTATAGAGAGAGAGTAGTAATAGTATCTATATTATCTAAATAA
- the LOC131041577 gene encoding non-specific lipid-transfer protein 1 isoform X2, producing MAMKGKMVAFAAVALVVVVMAVAVERGEAAITCTMVTQKMAGCVGYLQSGAGKPTANCCAGVKSLAQSATTTQDRRTACGCLKQASSAVPNVKPNAVSSLPASCGVSLPFKISLNTNCNTIN from the exons ATGGCAATGAAAGGGAAGATGGTGGCATTTGCAGCAGTGGcactggtggtggtggtgatggcgGTGGCGGTGGAGAGAGGTGAGGCGGCGATAACTTGTACGATGGTGACGCAGAAGATGGCAGGGTGCGTGGGATACTTGCAATCTGGGGCGGGGAAACCAACTGCAAACTGCTGCGCTGGAGTGAAGTCGTTGGCTCAATCGGCGACAACGACACAAGACAGGAGAACAGCATGTGGATGTTTGAAGCAGGCTTCATCTGCCGTACCCAACGTTAAGCCCAACGCAGTTTCCTCTCTGCCCGCCTCCTGTGGCGTCTCTCTGCCCTTCAAAATCTCCCTCAACACCAACTGCAACAC GATCAACTGA